Within Bacillota bacterium, the genomic segment ATGTTATGGTATGTAATTTTAATTTCATTCTCCCATGATTTGAAGAAAATATGGAAATGAGTATCTGTATAAAACAGCTTTGCTTCTGTTTTCGGCCTGTAACCGTTATTATCCCACGGGAAATTATCAATGTTTATTACCGGTACATTTTTCCAAGCTTCCTGTAAAGGTTTTACTTGAAGGTTTATCTTTTTAACTGTATATATTTTTTTCATAATCAACAACTCCTTATTGTTTCCCTTGTTCAGTGAGGGATTTCAGGATTTCCGCTTAAATCCCTTAGGCCAAGCAAATTTACTTATACTGCTACTTGTGCTATTATCTTATCATATTATATATTATACTTATTATTATACATATGCAAGAGGTATATAGACCTGGGGGCGCATTTTCTTCATAAAAATAAAATGCGCCCGTTTTAATTTCCCCCCTTGTATTATAAAAAGCAATATGGTAAAATAACTTGTCAAAGAAATCCTTGCTCTGTACTCCGGTTACAGGGCCGTTTAGTCCGGGAGGAGGTGAATATCGGAATGGCAAGAGATTATGAAGCGCTTTATATTATTAATTCTCAGCTTGAAGAGGAAACAATAAAGGGGATTGTAGAAAAATTTAAGAACCTTGTTGAAACTTCGGCACAGTTGAAAAATATTGATGAATGGGGTAAGAGAAAGCTGGCCTATCCTATTAACAAGTTGAATGAAGGATATTATGTGCTCATAGAATTCAGTGCTGACCCAGGTTTTCCACAAGAACTTGAGAGAATATTCAAGATTACTGACGGAGTAATTAAGTATTTAATTGTAAAAAAAGAATAGACAATACAAAAATTGGTAAATATTTATATAGGGTGATATTTTATGAATAAAGCTATATTGATGGGGAGACTTACCAGGGACCCCGAATTAAGGTACACAAGTAATACTAACACGGCTGTATGTAATTTCACACTAGCGGTAGACCGGAGGTTTTCAAGGCAGGGTGAAGAAAAACAGACAGACTTTATACCTATTGTTGTCTGGGGGAAGACGGCTGAATTTTGCAGCAGGTATTTCCAAAAAGGACAACAGGTAGCAGTAGTTGGAAGAATTCAGACCAGGACATGGGATGATAATGAGGGTAAAAGGCATTATGTAACTGAAGTGATTGCCGAGGAAGCATATTTTGCCGATAGCAAACGTGATGAAAGCAGTATGCATCGTCCTGCCGATAATATGATGGATGGCAGTGGCCAGGAAAGTAATGCCGAGCTAGCCAAGGAAGACGGTTTTTACCAGATAGAAGATAATGATGATCTGCCCTTCTAGCGGTAAGTAACCGGATCTTTTGGGGAAGCCCGATGGTTATTTCGGATATTTTCGGACAGATGATTTTCTGTTGGAGTTTTTCGGATAAGCGGGCTTTAAGAAGCATGTTGTCGTCAAGATAAAGATAACCTCGGTAGGCCACAGGCAATGAAGGCAGGCTATGATTTGAATAATTAGCTGATTGATTCGATTGAAAGGAGGTTTATAGGATATGCCGGGTCAGAAGAAAGAAAAAAGCAGCGGAAAAGAAAATTATGATAAGGCCGATGCTAAAGGCGGTTATAAGGTAAGAAGACAAAGAAAAAAAGTATGTGTTTTTTGTGTTGAAAAAGTTGAAAATATAGATTATAAAGATATTGCAAGATTGAAAAAGTTTATCTCTGAGAGGGGTAAAATCCTTCCAAGAAGGGTTTCCGGGAATTGTGCAAAA encodes:
- a CDS encoding 30S ribosomal protein S6; translation: MARDYEALYIINSQLEEETIKGIVEKFKNLVETSAQLKNIDEWGKRKLAYPINKLNEGYYVLIEFSADPGFPQELERIFKITDGVIKYLIVKKE
- a CDS encoding single-stranded DNA-binding protein, with translation MNKAILMGRLTRDPELRYTSNTNTAVCNFTLAVDRRFSRQGEEKQTDFIPIVVWGKTAEFCSRYFQKGQQVAVVGRIQTRTWDDNEGKRHYVTEVIAEEAYFADSKRDESSMHRPADNMMDGSGQESNAELAKEDGFYQIEDNDDLPF
- a CDS encoding 30S ribosomal protein S18; this translates as MPGQKKEKSSGKENYDKADAKGGYKVRRQRKKVCVFCVEKVENIDYKDIARLKKFISERGKILPRRVSGNCAKHQRQLTREIKRARHIALLPYIAD